GCGAGAATTTACGGTAATCCCTGGGAAGAAGCGTATTTCGAGGACAATTAAGCGGATTGAGACCAAGTCGCTGATATCCATAGACGCCTAGTAGTTTGTCAACGTCGTATTCAAGACTATTAATATGGCAGACAGCATGCAACGTTTTTTTCTCAGTAGGGAATGCAACATCCTTGAAGGCAATACCCGTCCTTGGCATGTGCTCGTTCAAATAGTGCGCCAGCCATCCATTCGGATCCAATGTACAGGAACACCCTTGTATAGGACATGAAATCATACGTAAACGCGCCCATTGTGACTTTTGATCTGGCACAACATAGAGGGGAGGGTGTCGAGCACGATCCGCGAGTGAGTCATATCGGCTCAGTTGTACCAAGTTCAGATCAGTCGAGGCCACAGAGACCGGCAGACGATAGTTGGAGTAGGGTTTGGAAAACAACGACAATGTTGTATCCTTATGTTGATTGTGGAACTTTTCTTGGCGACGACGTCGGCGAATGGTGGTAGATGGCTGCCGATCAGCTGACGTGTTGGACGTGCAGGACGGTTCCATTTTAAAACCAAGAAACCACTAATCTAGTAACATAATTTGGAGACAAACACATAATTTGGAATAAATGAAACTACTctaacaaaactaaactcaGTGTATACTGCGATTCAACATTATTGAGATTTCAAAAATtcagatatacatacatagtagtTTATTTAGgataacaataaatgttttttattttatttccataaCGATGTAAAATCAAGCTTCCcaaattgtttgaattttcTTTCAAAAATGTATCGTTGCCATATAAGTCGATATATTAGGAACATTTACCAACACTACTTCATATCGTGGTGAGAACTCGTTGCTTTGCAACACTATAGTATTTTTCATACCTAGTACTTATAATTCCCAAATGGTTCTGGTTGCACATCGGTGTAATGTTGATGGCTTTGAGAGTTCAAGTTATCGCTTCTCGGCCTTATGGCTAAGATCAAAGTGTAGTATCTGTTCTTATCAGCTTAACATCTGATAGTTTCTCCATTGGAGAACAACAAATGTTAAACTGATTTTTGGAATCAGACGGAGTGCTAGGGGCTTGCTCCACCTCTGTCACGGGTTGGCCCGGTATTGCAGTACCGCCGGGATTCGGCCcaacttaataataaatttgtataatgaCTTCCGCGTGTTCGTGGGACAAAATTAAaccattttcaattaagtttgttgaattttgaaaaaattcaTGTTGATGATATTTGctgtttaaaaaatatcacTCGAtgataataagtaaataaaaaaatcgatatatcaagtatttttgataattttttatgttgaGCTTAATAGGTAGGTTTCCTGTCTGTGTTCTTTTGGGCTaagaataattataataaaagaaaacggtataatatttgatttcatcaaccatgaactgcaaataaaacacaatagACTATTTATTACTTCAAAAgtgaatagaaaaaaacaaatattataccCACTCTCAAGCAACTCTTGTTTAAGTTCCTTGCAatagaaaataacaaaattattaaggATATGATATATAGTAGACTCCACCCCATTGTgctcaattttattaaatatacttaatgctcttaattattaattggaaaataaatgtgtatttaatgattttagaAAAACTCGTTCGGTTACATGCTGGTCTGTCATACAACTACGGGAGTCTGAAACAACATTCTTTATGGCAGAAGCCCACGGTTCAGATAAAACCGACCTAGGCATGATTAAGCAACTTAATGCCACCTTCGCTGGCATGGGCATAGTTGACATTTGCAAGATCCAAAATTCAAACGGATTTGTCTCCCAACTACAAAATGGCCTACTTAAGAAAAGCTGAATTTACTTTTTTCGGAACTCTCAACTACAGAGTCAGAGATTTTATTGGCGGACGCCAGCCGCTATGAAGGCACCTAACTAGAACTAGATACTTCATGGCCAGCTTGTAGAACCCGGCATAGTCGCTTTATGGGATTTCCATACTTTAGTGGATTGCTTTCCCATGGAGCTTTGGGCAAGCTAAAATACATACTGTTTTAACTCCTTGGTTTCCTTGAATTCGTTCACTTGATGTCGTTTTGGAATTCAGAgtgacaaaagcaaaaaagatcGGAATTCCGATATTTGGGATAAAAAAATCACATATTAAAAaatcatatataatttttagaaaaaatatagatttattgatattttgatatatgtattatCAACAACCCTAGTGTGAATTAGTGCTGCCAGAAACTTTGGAGCAAAAGTTGCGTACTTATATGTAATTCCCAAATGATCTTCAAGttgtgaatttttaattattttcgaatagaattttgaaaataaaaataaacaggaTTTCGTATGATACGAatctttataattttgttaacaCTTATTACAAAAAGCTTAGGACAACCTCTAATTCTACTGCTTCATTAATATCCATGAACTTTTCATTTCCGGTTATTTTGTAGTAAATAGGGAAGTTCATAATTAGGGCAACATTTTCCTTGCGCATTTGTAGTACCAACAAAATGCTTTCATTGTATCCACTGCTTATATTCCTCGTTCTTTAGCAAAGCATCGCGAAAATGTTTATACTTATGTTATGTACTTACTTTTGACAtctttctttaatttaactCTCTTGACACAGCGAACACTTGAAATGCAGTTAACTTTTCAAGTTAATGAACTCAAGTAGCTCATATAATCGAAATACTgagttaaatataatttcattgcCAATCACAATTATTGCCGTGAATGgctaaatgaaattaaaaataaaaaggtattagatataaataaaaaagctaaaagagaaataaaaagatagatagcatttaaaaaaattgcaattttgttgaaaaGTTGCTAGATCTAGCAACTAAATTGCTAAACTGGCAGCATCGGTGtgaacacacaaaaacattGATCTTCAAGTAAAGGaggataatttttttttagtattagctcatacatttattatatatacgtAAATACTTCTATTATTAATACAGTTTTTCAAgttcttttgtttatattttttttttatttttaattcgtaCTTCGGGCACGCACTTTACAAGAACGCGCCAACAATGCTGGCAATCTCAAagagattattttatttggatttttattattgataaatcgattaaaaaacataaacagtTAATAGGCTCGAGATgaacaattacaattttcagCAATTACGATACGTCGAAATACAATTTTGCCAAATgaatttccttttgttttttttattttctattattcattttgatttattccatatttatttataggcAACTTGAACTAAAAAACAATTAGAGGccggctgttgctgttattgttgttacatTCCTGACTAACTACTACATAATACTAAACTGGGATGAATAGCTGAGCTACATTTTCAAAACGTTAACCGTAATAAAGCATCTAGCTTTGGTTTAGAGAGCACTACGATCAACTTTGGTAGTTTTGGGATAGAGTGAGAGTGTCGAACGTATACAATGCATTAcacataatataaattgtgtaagaagttgttgatgttgtgtaGTATAGAGTGCTTAAAACAAGTTTATAGGACGTGAGAAGTTGTCGGATTTCAGGCAGAAGGACAATAGTCGATTGGCCATTGGTCGTTTATCGTCCTAGACGACTACAGCGCCTGCCTCTGATCGGCTGACCGGCAAGTCTGGACAGTTCTTCCAAGTATCCGAAAGGGGATCATAACACTCGACAGCACTAATGGTTACTTGGGCCCTATAGAAGTTTACCTCGCAGGGctgtcaaataaaaaacaaataaaatacatataacatttatttgagtTTGTCATTTGTAAGATGCTATACCTGATCCCCCTCCAGCCACATAGAGTAAGCCgtcggcagcggcaacagcggGAATTGCACGTGGAACGTTGAGAGCACAGACCGTTGACCACTTGTCATCGTCAAAGTTGTAACGTTCAACGGAACTGAGTATATCCTGACTAATGCTGCTGCCACCCACCACATATAAATATCGATCCAGCACAGCAACGCCCATTTGGCAACGTGCCGTCTGCATACGCGCCAATTGCGTCCACTCTTTGGTAACAGGATTATAActagtttataaaataaatttatgtatgttattattgaataatcGAGACAATTATCCATGAATTACCTAATCAAGTCTGGTAAATGTCGAGTTGTTGTGGTGCAACCACCAACTATGTAGATAAGTCCCTCGAAGCTTACCACACCCATGCTGAAACGCGGCTGTGGCATACTGCCAATAAGTTTCCACAGATCTTTCTCTGGATCGTAACATTCCATGGTACCGCCAATATCATCCCCAAACCAACCACCAACGGCGAAAAGGTTTCCACCCATGGTGCACAATCCGAACTCGCATCTGGGCACAATCATCGGTGCAATAGGCTGCCAAATGTCGTTTTGGGGATCGTACACCTCTCCGTTGGCCAGAATTTGGGAACCACGCTCACCTCCGACCACATAGATTTTACCGTTCAGTGCCGAAACTCCTGGTAGAATACGTCCCACTTCCATGGGTGCTGTCTCAGACCATTCGCGTCTGAATATATCAAACTTGGCCACCGTTTCGAATGTGCAGTCTGTGGAATTCCATGTGCGAGGCGTGTCGCGATGCGAACCTccaataatataaatgttcTTCTTGGCGAGTTGACGTGGGCAGACCCGCAAAGGCACAAGCTGACCACGTTTGGAGGCAATGTCCCGACAGATAGAACGCAACGCTACTTTCACCGACATGTCGCGACAATCATCTTTTAGTGCCTTATCGATGACTTTAACTGGAACGAGGGCCATGCGAACATGAGAGAGTATATCGAAGACGTAGCATCGACGCTGCGTCACGTCATGCTTAATCCAGCGCAGGGCCGCTTGGAAAACTTGTGATTCAGAATCAACGCGTAGCAATTCGGAGTTAAGGAGCTGAGACAATAAATTTTGCGGTGTTTCCAGAAACTCATCTTCTAGCGTTAtctgaaataaaattgaaaattattatgaGACTGCAATAAAATTGTGGTTAACTTTACTTAAAATTCGAAGTATTCTTTCGTAagcaaacaagtaagaaagctacagtcgagtgtactcgactgtgagatacccgctacccattttgaatgaaagcaatatattttgcggtatatttttcaaaatataccaaatatactacaaaaatacaaaaaaataccaaatggtatatgtggtatatcgatatagtaccgcattcaaaatataccatagacggcacaatataccagattgtcagccaaagcaactcagaccctagtaagtagccgtttttgcccatacaaaagtatttctttaataacttcgacaatttttatctgatcgcaaccaaatttcaggaatcataactaatATAGTAGTTATCATACATagcaaaattcgtaactctagctttaaaattacgcttgttaatcgatttttttgatttgcaggggcggaagtgggcgtggcaaaaatttgaaacaaacttgatctgcgtgcaaacataacaaatgctgtcgaaaaaaaattattgctctatctcttatagtctctgagatctaggtgttcatacggacagacggacggacggacagacggacatggctatatcgtctcggctgttgacgctgatcaagaatatatatactttatagggtcggagatgcctccttctacctgttacatacatttcctgccggcacaaagttataatacccttctaccctatgggtagcgggtataaaaattgtaatgatTATTTACTGCCAATGTTTAGAATCTACCGAGAAAAACAAAGCCCTTTTCTGtgtaattgtatatatatttgtgttgcCTACATTGAGGCGCTTTtcgtacaaaaaaatttgctttataATTCTCAAGCACTTCATGCAGACTTAGGTGTTATACCTTATGTGGCTACCATTTTAAATCACTCTGGCTTCTCTTCAGTTGTCGAATAAATCTTTCGCCTTTTACTAAAGATTTCCGTGGTGAGGAGCACTCTAATGAgtctaaatttaatttttttgatgtGCCTGGTGATTAAATGTCACCGGGTCGTAAGCGAATGCatgtttaaagaaaatttgtgcgaatgttatttaattaaaaaattgttccCAAATGGGGAGCTGTAGTTGTG
This DNA window, taken from Drosophila nasuta strain 15112-1781.00 chromosome 2L, ASM2355853v1, whole genome shotgun sequence, encodes the following:
- the LOC132797734 gene encoding uncharacterized protein LOC132797734 — its product is MEPSCTSNTSADRQPSTTIRRRRRQEKFHNQHKDTTLSLFSKPYSNYRLPVSVASTDLNLVQLSRYDSLADRARHPPLYVVPDQKSQWARLRMISCPIQGCSCTLDPNGWLAHYLNEHMPRTGIAFKDVAFPTEKKTLHAVCHINSLEYDVDKLLGVYGYQRLGLNPLNCPRNTLLPRDYRKFSQHGVLMLFACRTRHSLLWERKQMTDVIAIWVSTPLQAVSITLRCVVQPAQSTRYYSKRIHARSLPTTAVQAAPCRDFIKTDSNVIVISYQDLWPLMSLSPGQQLLHVELHVMGEQKV
- the LOC132795056 gene encoding actin-binding protein IPP isoform X2 — encoded protein: MPPLKSYSIHHEFNANANCHNGNDNSTDNDNDYFNQPAAAAAAATSTQRTNLPSYCNAQYPFKVLANLNQLREQSRFCDIEIVAGESTFNAHRAILSAASAYFEAMFRPELGLNEVKQKSVVLHTIDGDIFFILLDFIYTGRCEITQSNVQELLAAADMLQLNEVVDGCCEFLCRELHATNALGILRFAEAHNCESLAKSAMNFVQANFPAITLEDEFLETPQNLLSQLLNSELLRVDSESQVFQAALRWIKHDVTQRRCYVFDILSHVRMALVPVKVIDKALKDDCRDMSVKVALRSICRDIASKRGQLVPLRVCPRQLAKKNIYIIGGSHRDTPRTWNSTDCTFETVAKFDIFRREWSETAPMEVGRILPGVSALNGKIYVVGGERGSQILANGEVYDPQNDIWQPIAPMIVPRCEFGLCTMGGNLFAVGGWFGDDIGGTMECYDPEKDLWKLIGSMPQPRFSMGVVSFEGLIYIVGGCTTTTRHLPDLISYNPVTKEWTQLARMQTARCQMGVAVLDRYLYVVGGSSISQDILSSVERYNFDDDKWSTVCALNVPRAIPAVAAADGLLYVAGGGQPCEVNFYRAQVTISAVECYDPLSDTWKNCPDLPVSRSEAGAVVV
- the LOC132795056 gene encoding actin-binding protein IPP isoform X1, whose product is MPPLKSYSIHHEFNANANCHNGNDNSTDNDNDYFNQPAAAAAAATSTQRTNLPSYCNAQYPFKVLANLNQLREQSRFCDIEIVAGESTFNAHRAILSAASAYFEAMFRPELGLNEVKQKSVVLHTIDGDIFFILLDFIYTGRCEITQSNVQELLAAADMLQLNEVVDGCCEFLCRELHATNALGILRFAEAHNCESLAKSAMNFVQANFPAITLEDEFLETPQNLLSQLLNSELLRVDSESQVFQAALRWIKHDVTQRRCYVFDILSHVRMALVPVKVIDKALKDDCRDMSVKVALRSICRDIASKRGQLVPLRVCPRQLAKKNIYIIGGSHRDTPRTWNSTDCTFETVAKFDIFRREWSETAPMEVGRILPGVSALNGKIYVVGGERGSQILANGEVYDPQNDIWQPIAPMIVPRCEFGLCTMGGNLFAVGGWFGDDIGGTMECYDPEKDLWKLIGSMPQPRFSMGVVSFEGLIYIVGGCTTTTRHLPDLISYNPVTKEWTQLARMQTARCQMGVAVLDRYLYVVGGSSISQDILSSVERYNFDDDKWSTVCALNVPRAIPAVAAADGLLYVAGGGSGIASYK